One Leopardus geoffroyi isolate Oge1 chromosome C1, O.geoffroyi_Oge1_pat1.0, whole genome shotgun sequence DNA segment encodes these proteins:
- the CIART gene encoding circadian-associated transcriptional repressor isoform X3, protein MDSPSSVSSCSSYSLSSSFSTSPVNSDFGLPSDSEGEDKGAHGPRPDTVWQRGGSRPRPGPIRCRQRPKVSSNQHTTSYLEQRGLASPMAESGVKRSRDGELQTTVNIQGCITEGDLLFAQKCKELQGFIRPLTDLLNGLKMGRFERGLSSFQQSVAMDRIQRIVGVLQKPQMGERYLGTLLQVEGMLKTWFPRIAAQKSSLGSSRHKLTKHFPSHHSHPAASSPAPPMEKMDQTQLGHLVLKSKQPWHLTEWPAMHLTWTHTTPICNPPLGSPGTISLSHGPLGTGASIGIILFVQHGVQSFTHSAPTTSVLPATASPVIPSAPKKLSGEGPPCHSLPVTLPSDWSCTLSHPGLPTMAREMTGRHLEQMRSHPSVAPDVHSLNP, encoded by the exons ATGGATTCTCCATCTAgcgtttcttcctgttcttcctattctctctcttcctctttttccacctCCCCAGTGAACAGTGACTTTGGTCTCCCCTCCGATAGTGAGGGGGAGGACAAAGGGGCCCATGGCCCCAGGCCAGACACTGTTTGGCAGAGGGGAGGTTCTCGGCCACGACCGGGTCCTATCCGCTGCAGGCAACGGCCCAAGGTCTCCAGCAACCAACATACAACATCTTACTTGGAACAGCGGGGCTTGGCCTCTCCTATGGCAGAATCTGGGGTCAAAAGATCAAGAGACGGTGAATTACAGACCACTGTAAACATCCAGGGTTGTATCACAGAAGGAGACCTGCTTTTTGCTCAGAAG TGTAAAGAGCTCCAAGGTTTCATCCGCCCTCTCACAGACCTACTGAATGGGCTGAAGATGGGTCGATTTGAGAGAG GATTGAGCAGTTTCCAACAGAGCGTGGCAATGGACAGGATCCAGCGTATTGTAGGTGTTTTGCAAAAGCCCCAGATGGG GGAGCGTTACCTAGGAACCTTGCTACAGGTGGAAGGGATGTTAAAGACTTGGTTTCCTCGTATAGCTGCTCAGAAGTCATCCTTGGGCAGTAGCAGGCACAAACTGACCAAG CATTTTCCAAGCCACCACAGCCATCCAGCTGCTTCCTCTCCTGCACCTCCCATGGAAAAGATGGACCAGACACAGCTAGGACATCTAGTGTTGAAATCGAAGCAGCCTTGGCACCTCACAGAATGGCCAGCCATGCACCTCACTTGGACCCACACCACTCCAATTTGCAACCCACCCCTCGGTTCCCCAGGTACCATTTCCCTGAGCCACGGTCCTTTAGGCACTGGAGCCAGCATCGGTATCATCCTTTTTGTCCAGCATGGAGTACAGTCCTTCACCCACTCTGCCCCAACCACTTCAGTTCTACCTGCTACAGCATCGCCTGTCATCCCCAGTGCTCCTAAGAAACTCTCTGGAGAGGGACCTCCTTGCCACAGTTTGCCAGTAACTCTGCCATCAGACTGGAGCTGTACCCTGTCCCACCCTGGTCTACCCACCATGGCCAGAGAGATGACTGGGAGACATCTAGAGCAGATGAGAAGCCATCCTTCAGTTGCCCCTGATGTCCATTCTCTCAACCCCTAA
- the CIART gene encoding circadian-associated transcriptional repressor isoform X1: MLPCFALQLQVPIFGYSGSCSPAPASEPMDSPSSVSSCSSYSLSSSFSTSPVNSDFGLPSDSEGEDKGAHGPRPDTVWQRGGSRPRPGPIRCRQRPKVSSNQHTTSYLEQRGLASPMAESGVKRSRDGELQTTVNIQGCITEGDLLFAQKCKELQGFIRPLTDLLNGLKMGRFERGLSSFQQSVAMDRIQRIVGVLQKPQMGERYLGTLLQVEGMLKTWFPRIAAQKSSLGSSRHKLTKHFPSHHSHPAASSPAPPMEKMDQTQLGHLVLKSKQPWHLTEWPAMHLTWTHTTPICNPPLGSPGTISLSHGPLGTGASIGIILFVQHGVQSFTHSAPTTSVLPATASPVIPSAPKKLSGEGPPCHSLPVTLPSDWSCTLSHPGLPTMAREMTGRHLEQMRSHPSVAPDVHSLNP; the protein is encoded by the exons ATGCTCCCTTGCTTTGCTCTTCAGTTGCAGGTCCCGATCTTTGGGTACTCCGGGAGCTGCTCTCCAGCCCCTGCTTCTGAACCTATGGATTCTCCATCTAgcgtttcttcctgttcttcctattctctctcttcctctttttccacctCCCCAGTGAACAGTGACTTTGGTCTCCCCTCCGATAGTGAGGGGGAGGACAAAGGGGCCCATGGCCCCAGGCCAGACACTGTTTGGCAGAGGGGAGGTTCTCGGCCACGACCGGGTCCTATCCGCTGCAGGCAACGGCCCAAGGTCTCCAGCAACCAACATACAACATCTTACTTGGAACAGCGGGGCTTGGCCTCTCCTATGGCAGAATCTGGGGTCAAAAGATCAAGAGACGGTGAATTACAGACCACTGTAAACATCCAGGGTTGTATCACAGAAGGAGACCTGCTTTTTGCTCAGAAG TGTAAAGAGCTCCAAGGTTTCATCCGCCCTCTCACAGACCTACTGAATGGGCTGAAGATGGGTCGATTTGAGAGAG GATTGAGCAGTTTCCAACAGAGCGTGGCAATGGACAGGATCCAGCGTATTGTAGGTGTTTTGCAAAAGCCCCAGATGGG GGAGCGTTACCTAGGAACCTTGCTACAGGTGGAAGGGATGTTAAAGACTTGGTTTCCTCGTATAGCTGCTCAGAAGTCATCCTTGGGCAGTAGCAGGCACAAACTGACCAAG CATTTTCCAAGCCACCACAGCCATCCAGCTGCTTCCTCTCCTGCACCTCCCATGGAAAAGATGGACCAGACACAGCTAGGACATCTAGTGTTGAAATCGAAGCAGCCTTGGCACCTCACAGAATGGCCAGCCATGCACCTCACTTGGACCCACACCACTCCAATTTGCAACCCACCCCTCGGTTCCCCAGGTACCATTTCCCTGAGCCACGGTCCTTTAGGCACTGGAGCCAGCATCGGTATCATCCTTTTTGTCCAGCATGGAGTACAGTCCTTCACCCACTCTGCCCCAACCACTTCAGTTCTACCTGCTACAGCATCGCCTGTCATCCCCAGTGCTCCTAAGAAACTCTCTGGAGAGGGACCTCCTTGCCACAGTTTGCCAGTAACTCTGCCATCAGACTGGAGCTGTACCCTGTCCCACCCTGGTCTACCCACCATGGCCAGAGAGATGACTGGGAGACATCTAGAGCAGATGAGAAGCCATCCTTCAGTTGCCCCTGATGTCCATTCTCTCAACCCCTAA
- the MRPS21 gene encoding 28S ribosomal protein S21, mitochondrial, producing the protein MAKHLKFIARTVMVQEGNVEGAYRTLNRILTMDGLIEDIKRRRYYEKPCRRRQRESYETCRRIYNMEMARKINFLMRKNRADPWQGC; encoded by the exons ATGGCAAAACATCTGAAGTTCATTGCCAGGACTGTGATGGTACAGGAAGGAAATGTGGAAGGTGCATACAGGACCCTAAACAG AATTCTCACCATGGATGGGCTCATTGAGGACATTAAGCGACGGCGGTACTATGAAAAGCCTTGTCGCCGACGACAGAGGGAAAGCTATGAAACCTGCCGGCGGATCTACAACATGGAAATGGCTCGCAAGATCAACTTCTTGATGCGAAAGAATCGGGCAGACCCATGGCAAGGCTGCTGA
- the CIART gene encoding circadian-associated transcriptional repressor isoform X2, translating to MKLQVPIFGYSGSCSPAPASEPMDSPSSVSSCSSYSLSSSFSTSPVNSDFGLPSDSEGEDKGAHGPRPDTVWQRGGSRPRPGPIRCRQRPKVSSNQHTTSYLEQRGLASPMAESGVKRSRDGELQTTVNIQGCITEGDLLFAQKCKELQGFIRPLTDLLNGLKMGRFERGLSSFQQSVAMDRIQRIVGVLQKPQMGERYLGTLLQVEGMLKTWFPRIAAQKSSLGSSRHKLTKHFPSHHSHPAASSPAPPMEKMDQTQLGHLVLKSKQPWHLTEWPAMHLTWTHTTPICNPPLGSPGTISLSHGPLGTGASIGIILFVQHGVQSFTHSAPTTSVLPATASPVIPSAPKKLSGEGPPCHSLPVTLPSDWSCTLSHPGLPTMAREMTGRHLEQMRSHPSVAPDVHSLNP from the exons atgaag TTGCAGGTCCCGATCTTTGGGTACTCCGGGAGCTGCTCTCCAGCCCCTGCTTCTGAACCTATGGATTCTCCATCTAgcgtttcttcctgttcttcctattctctctcttcctctttttccacctCCCCAGTGAACAGTGACTTTGGTCTCCCCTCCGATAGTGAGGGGGAGGACAAAGGGGCCCATGGCCCCAGGCCAGACACTGTTTGGCAGAGGGGAGGTTCTCGGCCACGACCGGGTCCTATCCGCTGCAGGCAACGGCCCAAGGTCTCCAGCAACCAACATACAACATCTTACTTGGAACAGCGGGGCTTGGCCTCTCCTATGGCAGAATCTGGGGTCAAAAGATCAAGAGACGGTGAATTACAGACCACTGTAAACATCCAGGGTTGTATCACAGAAGGAGACCTGCTTTTTGCTCAGAAG TGTAAAGAGCTCCAAGGTTTCATCCGCCCTCTCACAGACCTACTGAATGGGCTGAAGATGGGTCGATTTGAGAGAG GATTGAGCAGTTTCCAACAGAGCGTGGCAATGGACAGGATCCAGCGTATTGTAGGTGTTTTGCAAAAGCCCCAGATGGG GGAGCGTTACCTAGGAACCTTGCTACAGGTGGAAGGGATGTTAAAGACTTGGTTTCCTCGTATAGCTGCTCAGAAGTCATCCTTGGGCAGTAGCAGGCACAAACTGACCAAG CATTTTCCAAGCCACCACAGCCATCCAGCTGCTTCCTCTCCTGCACCTCCCATGGAAAAGATGGACCAGACACAGCTAGGACATCTAGTGTTGAAATCGAAGCAGCCTTGGCACCTCACAGAATGGCCAGCCATGCACCTCACTTGGACCCACACCACTCCAATTTGCAACCCACCCCTCGGTTCCCCAGGTACCATTTCCCTGAGCCACGGTCCTTTAGGCACTGGAGCCAGCATCGGTATCATCCTTTTTGTCCAGCATGGAGTACAGTCCTTCACCCACTCTGCCCCAACCACTTCAGTTCTACCTGCTACAGCATCGCCTGTCATCCCCAGTGCTCCTAAGAAACTCTCTGGAGAGGGACCTCCTTGCCACAGTTTGCCAGTAACTCTGCCATCAGACTGGAGCTGTACCCTGTCCCACCCTGGTCTACCCACCATGGCCAGAGAGATGACTGGGAGACATCTAGAGCAGATGAGAAGCCATCCTTCAGTTGCCCCTGATGTCCATTCTCTCAACCCCTAA
- the CIART gene encoding circadian-associated transcriptional repressor isoform X4 has translation MAESGVKRSRDGELQTTVNIQGCITEGDLLFAQKCKELQGFIRPLTDLLNGLKMGRFERGLSSFQQSVAMDRIQRIVGVLQKPQMGERYLGTLLQVEGMLKTWFPRIAAQKSSLGSSRHKLTKHFPSHHSHPAASSPAPPMEKMDQTQLGHLVLKSKQPWHLTEWPAMHLTWTHTTPICNPPLGSPGTISLSHGPLGTGASIGIILFVQHGVQSFTHSAPTTSVLPATASPVIPSAPKKLSGEGPPCHSLPVTLPSDWSCTLSHPGLPTMAREMTGRHLEQMRSHPSVAPDVHSLNP, from the exons ATGGCAGAATCTGGGGTCAAAAGATCAAGAGACGGTGAATTACAGACCACTGTAAACATCCAGGGTTGTATCACAGAAGGAGACCTGCTTTTTGCTCAGAAG TGTAAAGAGCTCCAAGGTTTCATCCGCCCTCTCACAGACCTACTGAATGGGCTGAAGATGGGTCGATTTGAGAGAG GATTGAGCAGTTTCCAACAGAGCGTGGCAATGGACAGGATCCAGCGTATTGTAGGTGTTTTGCAAAAGCCCCAGATGGG GGAGCGTTACCTAGGAACCTTGCTACAGGTGGAAGGGATGTTAAAGACTTGGTTTCCTCGTATAGCTGCTCAGAAGTCATCCTTGGGCAGTAGCAGGCACAAACTGACCAAG CATTTTCCAAGCCACCACAGCCATCCAGCTGCTTCCTCTCCTGCACCTCCCATGGAAAAGATGGACCAGACACAGCTAGGACATCTAGTGTTGAAATCGAAGCAGCCTTGGCACCTCACAGAATGGCCAGCCATGCACCTCACTTGGACCCACACCACTCCAATTTGCAACCCACCCCTCGGTTCCCCAGGTACCATTTCCCTGAGCCACGGTCCTTTAGGCACTGGAGCCAGCATCGGTATCATCCTTTTTGTCCAGCATGGAGTACAGTCCTTCACCCACTCTGCCCCAACCACTTCAGTTCTACCTGCTACAGCATCGCCTGTCATCCCCAGTGCTCCTAAGAAACTCTCTGGAGAGGGACCTCCTTGCCACAGTTTGCCAGTAACTCTGCCATCAGACTGGAGCTGTACCCTGTCCCACCCTGGTCTACCCACCATGGCCAGAGAGATGACTGGGAGACATCTAGAGCAGATGAGAAGCCATCCTTCAGTTGCCCCTGATGTCCATTCTCTCAACCCCTAA